The nucleotide sequence TTATGAGTCATTGGTTGATGGTTTAACTTTGCCAGACGTTGATGATAGACATGTTGTTGCCGCTGCTATTAAAGGACGAGCAGAGTCTATCATCACCTTCAATCTAAAAGACTTCCCTACAACGGAGCTTGATCCGCTAGGTCTTTCTGCAATACATCCAGATGAGTTTTTATGTGATATGTTTGAGCTAGATAGCAGTGCTTGCGTCAAGGCTGCCTAGCAACAACGAGGTTCGTTGAAAAGACCACCAATGACTCAAGATGAGTTTTTAGCTTGCTTGCAAAAGCAGAAGCTTCCAAGTTTCGTCTCAAAATTAAAGAACTTTAAGCTTATGCTTTAATAGAAATAGTTTTATAATCAAGATCACCAAGCATGTTTGATCAAAATACGACTCACAGATTGAAAAGCAATCAAAAAAAACCATTTCTTTATATCATCAGGGCGTTCCGATGATAGCGGTGGGATACTTACTTTATCAAAAAGCTACCGAAAAGTGATTTTACGATGAACTTGACGGCTCTATCAGCTTGACTGGGAGTAAATAGGGATCAATTTTTAGCAAAATGGAGCAAAAGCATGTGAAATGTAGTAAAACCGCTTCGCAACAAAAATTAATAATAACCATTAAAAACAATTACTTATTCTGATGTGTTTTGAAGGGTTTTACCACATTTCTCTGATTGATGAGTTACTTTACTTCCCAATACAGAAACTAGAGAAAATACGGCCTAATAAGTCATCAGAGGTAAATTCACCAGTGATTTCACTTAACGCTTGTTGAGCTAGTCTTAACTCTTCTGCCAATAATTCACCTGATTTTGCATAAACTAATTGTTCATGACCTTGTTGTAAGTGCTCTGCTGCGGTATTTAAGGCTTGTAAGTGGCGACGACGCGCTAAGAAACCACCTTCAGTATTACTATTAAAACCCATAGCTTCTTTTAGGTGATCGCGCAGCAATTCAATACCCATTCCATCGCGTGCGGATAAGCGGATCATCGGGTAATTACCTTGAGCCGTGATCTCAACATTCTCACCCGTTAAGTCTGATTTATTACGAATAACAGTAACAGGCAAGGTATTTGGTAAACGAGCCATAAATTCAGGCCAGATATCTTCAGGGGTTGTTGCATCAGTTGTGGTGCTATCAACCATAAATAACACTCTGTCTGCTTGCTCAATCTCTTTCCAAGCACGCTCAATACCAATACGTTCAACTTCATCACTGGCTTCACGTAGACCCGCTGTATCGATAATATGCAAAGGCATACCATCGATATGAATATGTTCACGCAATACATCACGCGTTGTACCAGCAATATCCGTAACAATCGCCGCGTCTCTGCCTGCTAATGCATTCAATAAGCTTGATTTACCCGCATTAGGGCGACCCGCGATAACTACTTTCATTCCTTCACGCAGTAAGCTGCCTTGGCGTGCTTGAGCCCGAACATTATCTAATTCTGTAATAACAGCATTAAGTTTTCCTTCAATGATACCGTCAGAAAGAAAATCAATTTCTTCATCAGGGAAATCAATGGCCGCTTCAACATAGATGCGTAAGTGAGTTAATGACTCTACCATCTCGTTAATATGAGAGGAGAATGCACCTTGTAATGAATTAATCGCTGAACGTGCCGCTTGTTCTGAGCTGGCATCAATTAAATCAGCAATGGCTTCGGCTTGTGCTAAGTCGAGTTTGTCGTTTAAGAATGCGCGTTCAGAAAACTCACCAGGATTGGCAATTCGCACACCAGGAATTTGTAAGATACGTTTTAGTAATAAATCCAGAATAACGGGGCCGCCATGACCTTGTAGTTCTAGAACATCTTCGCCTGTAAATGAGTGCGGGTTTGGGAAAAAGAGGGCGATACCCTGATCAAGCACGGAGTTATCATCATTGCGAAATGGCAGATAATCGGCATAACGAGGTTTAGGTAATTTACCTAAGACAGTTTGTGCCACAAGTGCTGCTTTTGGGCCAGAAACGCGTAGGATACCAACACCGCCTCTTCCCGGAGGTGTGGCCTGAGCGACGATAGTATCAGTGCTATGCATGGTGTACTCGCTTAATCAGAATAATCATATCAATATAAAAAACAGAAGGCGGTCATTGTAGACCGCCTTCGCTA is from Proteus columbae and encodes:
- the mnmE gene encoding tRNA uridine-5-carboxymethylaminomethyl(34) synthesis GTPase MnmE codes for the protein MHSTDTIVAQATPPGRGGVGILRVSGPKAALVAQTVLGKLPKPRYADYLPFRNDDNSVLDQGIALFFPNPHSFTGEDVLELQGHGGPVILDLLLKRILQIPGVRIANPGEFSERAFLNDKLDLAQAEAIADLIDASSEQAARSAINSLQGAFSSHINEMVESLTHLRIYVEAAIDFPDEEIDFLSDGIIEGKLNAVITELDNVRAQARQGSLLREGMKVVIAGRPNAGKSSLLNALAGRDAAIVTDIAGTTRDVLREHIHIDGMPLHIIDTAGLREASDEVERIGIERAWKEIEQADRVLFMVDSTTTDATTPEDIWPEFMARLPNTLPVTVIRNKSDLTGENVEITAQGNYPMIRLSARDGMGIELLRDHLKEAMGFNSNTEGGFLARRRHLQALNTAAEHLQQGHEQLVYAKSGELLAEELRLAQQALSEITGEFTSDDLLGRIFSSFCIGK